In the Rhodoferax fermentans genome, CTACAACCAGGCCACCGGCACGGCGGTGGACACCCCCGAGACCGTGGCCCAAGCGCTGCTGAAACTGATCGAAAGCCAAGCCGCCGAGCAGTTCATCGGCTGGCCCGAGCGCCTGGCAGTGCGTCTGAACGGGGCGCTAGGACCACTGCTCGACGGCAGTTTCACCAAACACCGCCAAGCTCTGGCGCAGGCCACCCCCCACACACACCAACCCATACCTCAAGGAACTCAACCATGAAATTGCTCGCCACCCTTCTCTTGACCGCCGCTTGTGTGCTGCCTTTTTCTTTGCGTGCCGCGCCGCTGGACGACGCCATCACCGAACTGCAGCGCGACTGGGAAGTCATCCGTTACCAGACGCCGGAGTCTGCCCGCCTCAAACGTTTTGAGGCGCTGAGCGCCAAGGCACACGGTGTCAGCCAGACCTTTGCCGGGCACAGCGAGCCGCTGGTGTGGGAGGGCATCATCGTCAGCTCTTTGGCCAATGAAAAAGGGGGCCTGGGTGCGCTGAGCCTGGCCAAACAGGCCAAGGCGATGTACGAGCAGGCGATTGCCCTGCGCGGTGATGCGCTGGATGGCTCGGCCTACGGCAGCCTGGCCGTGCTGTATTACAAGGTGCCGGGCTGGCCGCTGGGGTTTGGTGACAAGGCCCGGGCCGAAGAACTGCTCAAAAAAGCGTTAAGCGTGAACCCCACGGGCATTGACCCCAATTATTTCTATGCCGACTACCTGGTCGAGGTGGGCCGCGGCGCCGAGGCCACCCCCTATCTGGAACGCGCCCTGGCAGCCCCACCCCGGCCAGGCCGCGAGGTGGCCGATACGGGCCGGCGCGAAGAAGTGCGCCAGTTGCTGGCCAAAGTCAAGGCGCTGTGAGTTCGGCCACCACCCCGCTGCCATCAGCGCGCGGGTGGTAGCGCAAGACCCAGCCATGCAGCGCGGCGATGCGCTGGGCAATCGACACGCCCAGGCCACTGCCGGGCTCGGCTTGCCCGTCCGGGCGGTAAAACCGCTCGCCCAGACGTTGTAACTGCTCGGCGGGCAGCGGCTCACCCGCGTTTTCCACCCGCACGCTGCTGCTGGTCAGACACAGGGTCACGGTGCTGCCTTCCGGGGCATAACGCACCGCGTTGTCGAGCAGGTTGCGCAACAACACCGCCAACAAGTCCCCGTCACCACACCAGTCAGGCGGTCTCTGGGGTTCTTGTGGCCAGTCACACGCCAGCTCAATCTGACGCCGCTCGGCCAGCGCCAGGCTGTCACTCATGGCCTGCTCGGCCAGCGCCTGCCAGTCCAGCGGCTCGGCATGGACCAACACCTCGGTGGCCTCCAGCCGTGACAGCCGCAACAACTGGTCCACCAGACGCGTCATGCGCGCCATGCCCGCTGTCAGTTTTTGGGCTGCCTGCTCACGCTCTGGCTCAGTGGCGGCGCGCTGCAACACCTCCCACTGCGCACTCAGCACCGCCAGCGGTGTGCGCAGTTCATGCGCGGCATCGGCGGTAAAACGCCGCTCGCGGGCCAGGGTGGCGTCGATGCGGCCAAACAGACCGTTCATCGCCTGCAACAGCGGCTGGATTTCGGCCGGGGCCTGTTGCGACGGGATGGCTTGCAGATCATCGGCGGTGCGTTGTTGCAGCTCGGTGGTCAAGGCGCGCATCGGGCTCAGCGCCTGTCGCACCGCCCAGGCCATCGCCAGCAGCAGCAACGGCAGCATCAGCAACCAGGGCAACAGCTGGCTCCCGACCAAGCCCCACACCAGCTCGTCGCGCTCTTCCACCTTTTGCCCGGCGGCCACCAGCCACTCGCGGTTGGGCGCCTGCAGGTAGTACACCCGCCAGGGCTGTTGCTGCAAAGTCAGCTCTACAAAACCCACCGCGTCGGCCAGCAGCGGCAGCTGTGTGCCTTCACGGTCCGTCAGCAGCACCTTGCCCTGATGGTCCCAGACGGCGATGGCCAGGTCGTCCAGATCCGCCTCCGGGCTCACAACCGGCGCGGTTGGACTGCCCCTGGCCCGGTCCAGCCCCAGCAGCGTGGCCTGCACCTGCAGGGTCAGGCGGATCATTTCGGTGTCAAACAGTTCGTTGACCTCGGTGCGTGCCCGGCTGGACGACACCCAGGCCGCTACCGCCCACACCAGGGGCGCACAGATCAGCAAATAAATCAACAGGCGGCGCTGCAGACTCATGGGGCCTCCTGGGCGGCGCCCAAGGCATAACCCAGCCCGCGAATGGTGCGCACCACGGTGGGGTGAATTTTGCGACGCAGGTGGTGGATGTGCACCTCCAGCGCGTTGCTTTCGGGCTCGTCCCCGCTCCAGTCGTACATCTGCTCCTGCAACTGGGTTTTGGACAACACCCGCTGCGGGTGTTTGAGCAAAATCTCCAGCAAACCCGTCTCGCGTGCGGTCAGTTCCACCGGCTGGTCTTGCCAGTGCACCTGCCGGGTGGACGGGTCATAACGCAGGCCGCCGTGGACCCACTCCGACTGGCTGCGCCCGGTGGCACGGCGCAGCAGGGCGCGCAAGCGTGCTGCCAGTTCTTCGATGCGCATGGGTTTGATCAGGTAGTCATCGGCCCCGGCATCGAGCCCGGCGATGCGTTGCTCCAGACCATCACGGGCAGTCAAGATCAGCACCGGCAAAGCCACCCCACGCTGGCGCCAACGTTTGAGCCAAACCATACCGTCGGCACCCGGCAGGCCCAGGTCCAACACCAGGGCGTCATAACTGGCCGCGCCCAGCGCCGCATCAGCGCGCGCGCCATCTGGAAAACAGTCCACCACATGGCCGAGTTGGCGCAGCCCGGTGCTCAGGGCATCGGCCAGCTGGGCATCGTCTTCAAGAATCAGTAAACGCATCGGGCTCCCTTGGTCCGGGTGGCATGGCC is a window encoding:
- a CDS encoding tetratricopeptide repeat protein, with product MKLLATLLLTAACVLPFSLRAAPLDDAITELQRDWEVIRYQTPESARLKRFEALSAKAHGVSQTFAGHSEPLVWEGIIVSSLANEKGGLGALSLAKQAKAMYEQAIALRGDALDGSAYGSLAVLYYKVPGWPLGFGDKARAEELLKKALSVNPTGIDPNYFYADYLVEVGRGAEATPYLERALAAPPRPGREVADTGRREEVRQLLAKVKAL
- a CDS encoding ATP-binding protein yields the protein MSLQRRLLIYLLICAPLVWAVAAWVSSSRARTEVNELFDTEMIRLTLQVQATLLGLDRARGSPTAPVVSPEADLDDLAIAVWDHQGKVLLTDREGTQLPLLADAVGFVELTLQQQPWRVYYLQAPNREWLVAAGQKVEERDELVWGLVGSQLLPWLLMLPLLLLAMAWAVRQALSPMRALTTELQQRTADDLQAIPSQQAPAEIQPLLQAMNGLFGRIDATLARERRFTADAAHELRTPLAVLSAQWEVLQRAATEPEREQAAQKLTAGMARMTRLVDQLLRLSRLEATEVLVHAEPLDWQALAEQAMSDSLALAERRQIELACDWPQEPQRPPDWCGDGDLLAVLLRNLLDNAVRYAPEGSTVTLCLTSSSVRVENAGEPLPAEQLQRLGERFYRPDGQAEPGSGLGVSIAQRIAALHGWVLRYHPRADGSGVVAELTAP
- a CDS encoding response regulator, whose translation is MRLLILEDDAQLADALSTGLRQLGHVVDCFPDGARADAALGAASYDALVLDLGLPGADGMVWLKRWRQRGVALPVLILTARDGLEQRIAGLDAGADDYLIKPMRIEELAARLRALLRRATGRSQSEWVHGGLRYDPSTRQVHWQDQPVELTARETGLLEILLKHPQRVLSKTQLQEQMYDWSGDEPESNALEVHIHHLRRKIHPTVVRTIRGLGYALGAAQEAP